In Rhinopithecus roxellana isolate Shanxi Qingling chromosome 16, ASM756505v1, whole genome shotgun sequence, a single genomic region encodes these proteins:
- the INSL4 gene encoding early placenta insulin-like peptide, whose amino-acid sequence MPSLFWSYLPAIWLLLSQLLRESLAAELRGCDPRFGKRMLSYCPMPEKTFTTTPGGWLLESGPLTETVSTSNNKDGKTLGTTSEFIPNLSPELKNPLSDGQPSLKKIILSRKKRNGHHRFDPFCCEVICDDGTSVKLCT is encoded by the exons ATGCCCAGCCTGTTCTGGTCCTATCTGCCAGCAATCTGGCTGCTGCTAAGCCAACTCCTTAGAGAAAGCCTAGCAGCAGAGCTGAGGGGATGTGATCCCCGATTTGGAAAAAGGATGCTGTCATATTGCCCCATGCCTGAAAAGACATTCACCACCACCCCAGGAGGGTGGCTGCTGGAATCTGGACCACTCACAG AAACGGTGTCAACCTCCAACAACAAAGATGGAAAAACCTTAGGTACAACATCAGAATTCATTCCTAACTTGTCACCGGAGCTGAAGAATCCACTGTCTGATGGGCAGCCatcattgaagaaaataatactttcccgaaaaaagagaaatggacaTCACAGATTTGATCCATTCTGTTGTGAAGTGATTTGTGATGATGGAACTTCAGTTAAATTATGTACATAG